A single Bacteroidota bacterium DNA region contains:
- a CDS encoding helix-turn-helix transcriptional regulator — protein sequence MKFNDKIKALRKASNMNQQELADKIHIHVTHLSKMENGHLLPSIDIVQRLMKVFAVSADNLLNDKENSVVELQNHELNEQLMLINQLDEDEKNALVKIINSMLTKKRMKDLLDGKINF from the coding sequence ATGAAGTTTAACGACAAAATCAAAGCCTTACGAAAGGCCTCCAATATGAACCAACAAGAGTTGGCAGATAAAATACATATACACGTTACCCACTTGTCAAAAATGGAAAACGGCCATTTACTGCCCTCTATTGATATTGTGCAACGATTAATGAAAGTGTTTGCCGTAAGTGCCGACAACCTTTTAAACGACAAGGAAAACAGTGTAGTGGAGCTACAGAACCACGAACTAAATGAACAGTTGATGTTGATTAATCAACTTGACGAAGATGAAAAAAATGCACTGGTGAAAATTATAAACTCTATGCTTACAAAAAAACGGATGAAGGATTTATTAGACGGTAAAATAAACTTCTAA